The Carassius auratus strain Wakin chromosome 27, ASM336829v1, whole genome shotgun sequence genome includes a region encoding these proteins:
- the LOC113046429 gene encoding uncharacterized protein LOC113046429, with product MQSIGIQCAIFPSQKTAATQLSFTKQTGHVRSKGTQETVSFTSVSTETTPVGTWRHMSSTPIKASTSGFGPTPVKRPKTELLDEEEIPTNLSEIQQTLDSLYEPGDSVAEPSETSGMDISCDYTDAKYTVFESSLRELFKTCPFCKNNCNVQRRRLGTFVSFCQVCEHCQYTKKWQSQPVKGSTPVGNLQMSAAVYFTGGSFIQMHKICRAMNLQIHHFRSFRMHARMFLEPAIFHKWKMDQQAMFQSLQPLGKIALSGDMRADSPGHSAKYGSYTLLHLDSNKILDIQLIQSNEVGGSAHMEKEGLRRGLDHLESNHLQVDYIMTDRHTQVQKYLSEREIKQYYDVWHLEKGCILWQCILTRMLIVNRQ from the exons ATGCAATCTATAGGAATTCAGTGTgctatttttccatctcaaaagaCAGCTGCCACACAGTTATCTTTCACTAAACAGACAGGACATGTACGGAGCAAAG GCACACAGGAAACAGTTTCCTTTACAAGTGTTAGTACTGAGACAACACCGGTTGGAACATGGAGGCATATGTCATCTACACCAATAAAGGCATCAACATCTGGATTCGGTCCAACACCAGTTAAAAGGCCGAAGACAGAATTGCTGGATGAGGAAGAGATTCcaacaaatttatcagaaattCAACAAACTCTAGATTCCTTATATGAGCCTGGTGACTCTGTTGCAGAGCCTTCTGAAACAAG TGGGATGGACATCTCTTGTGATTACACCGATGCAAAGTACACTGTTTTCGAAAGCTCTCTCAGAGAGCTTTTTAAAACATGTCCTTTTTGCAAGAATAACTGCAATGTACAGCGACGTCGGCTTGGGACATTTGTGTCATTCTGTCAGGTCTGCGAACACTGTCAATATACCAAAAAATGGCAGAGCCAGCCTGTGAAAGGAAGCACCCCAGTTGGAAACCTGCAAATGTCAGCAGCAGTGTATTTCACTGGTGGATCATTTATTCAAATGCATAAG ATTTGCAGAGCTATGAATCTACAAATTCACCACTTCAGATCATTCAGAATGCATGCTCGGATGTTTCTTGAACCAGCCATATTTCACAAGTGGAAGATGGATCAGCAGGCCATGTTCCAGTCACTACAACCGTTGGGCAAAATTGCACTGAGTGGCGATATGCGTGCTGATTCTCcag GACATTCTGCCAAATATGGCAGCTATACTTTATTGCATCTTGACAGCAATAAAATTCTGGACATTCAACTAATACAG agcaatgAAGTTGGAGGAAGTGCACACATGGAGAAGGAAGGACTCAGAAGAGGTCTGGATCATCTAGAGTCCAACCATTTACAAGTAGATTACATTATGACTGATCGCCACACCCAGGTGCAGAAATatctgagtgagagagagatcaaACAGTACTATGATGTTTGGCACCTCGAGAAGG GCTGTATCTTGTGGCAATGCATTTTAACGAGAATGCTGATCGTGAACAGGCAATGA